A window of the Cystobacter fuscus genome harbors these coding sequences:
- a CDS encoding serine/threonine-protein kinase: MTTQDCPNCARTHEVGSFQVGAEVSCACGTRFPVRASRAAAPLTGAEEGLLESTFVGGQLVVPGYELLRVLGRGGMGEVWLARQMSLGRRVAVKVLPPRLAKDPEFVQRFDKEATALATLSHPHIVQIIDRGVAGEHYYFVMEYVEGRSLRDVMRELSPPEALRVALQVARALECAQEKDIIHRDLKPENILVDGRGHVKVADFGLAGIRRPDSTERLTATSVAMGTLNYMAPEQRRDAKNVDGRADLFSLGVMLYEMLTGEVPVGRFRLPSERVPGLDKRVDAVVERLLETEPEARPARASEVCRMLETLVSNVSSTGPALEPLGPERSRLRSGWRRVRAVLSVTGALAVLAYGVRGLSDTPVGLPWGEGKQVVLGRLLRVVPSPKPWPANTHGDLFVSSMQEELADGRVRLGVDFVGGEENVNAHAGTWTLENGQLHAIQGGNDAGGGQLIPRAYLAHRYFSSDDFSAEVLMSASALGRGYPEEADAQHFAELSFRVTGLQVSVYAIPGTGMRLSWRYTTPEGRDVVGNSAQEVEDLVQDETPVPQGAFRVKLQLKRKKDGVEVSAYLNGESAPFAHKYLEGLQGRSAKVALGCRNLVCTFDDLVVRGLQARKETDRSLAETPQE; this comes from the coding sequence ATGACGACCCAGGACTGTCCGAACTGCGCGCGGACGCATGAGGTGGGCTCCTTCCAGGTGGGAGCGGAGGTGTCGTGTGCCTGTGGCACCCGCTTCCCCGTGCGCGCCTCGCGTGCGGCGGCCCCTTTGACCGGAGCCGAGGAAGGCCTCCTGGAGAGCACCTTCGTGGGCGGCCAGCTGGTGGTTCCCGGCTACGAGCTCTTGCGCGTGCTGGGCCGCGGCGGCATGGGCGAGGTGTGGCTCGCGCGGCAGATGTCGCTGGGCCGCCGCGTGGCGGTGAAGGTGCTGCCGCCGCGGCTCGCCAAGGATCCCGAGTTCGTCCAGCGCTTCGACAAGGAAGCCACCGCGCTCGCCACCCTCAGCCATCCCCACATCGTGCAGATCATCGACCGGGGCGTGGCGGGCGAGCACTACTACTTCGTCATGGAGTACGTGGAGGGGCGCTCGCTGCGCGACGTGATGCGCGAGCTGTCCCCGCCCGAGGCGCTGCGCGTGGCGCTCCAGGTGGCGCGCGCCCTGGAGTGCGCCCAGGAAAAGGACATCATCCACCGCGACCTGAAGCCGGAGAACATCCTGGTGGATGGGCGCGGGCACGTGAAGGTGGCGGACTTCGGGCTGGCGGGCATCCGCCGGCCGGACTCGACGGAGCGGCTGACGGCCACGTCCGTGGCCATGGGGACGCTCAACTACATGGCGCCCGAGCAGCGGCGCGACGCCAAGAACGTGGATGGGCGCGCGGACCTGTTCTCGCTGGGCGTGATGCTCTACGAGATGCTCACCGGCGAGGTGCCAGTGGGGCGCTTCCGCCTGCCGTCCGAGCGCGTGCCCGGGTTGGACAAGCGCGTGGACGCGGTGGTGGAGCGGCTCTTGGAGACCGAGCCCGAGGCGCGCCCCGCGCGGGCCTCCGAGGTGTGCCGGATGCTCGAGACGCTCGTCAGCAACGTCTCGTCCACGGGGCCCGCCCTCGAGCCGCTCGGCCCGGAGCGCAGCCGGCTGCGCTCGGGTTGGCGGCGGGTGCGCGCGGTGCTCTCGGTGACGGGCGCGTTGGCCGTCCTCGCCTACGGCGTGAGGGGGCTGTCGGACACGCCCGTGGGCCTGCCGTGGGGCGAGGGCAAGCAGGTGGTGCTCGGGCGGCTCTTGCGCGTGGTGCCCAGCCCCAAGCCCTGGCCCGCCAACACCCATGGCGATCTCTTCGTCAGCTCGATGCAGGAGGAGCTGGCCGACGGCCGGGTGCGCCTGGGCGTGGACTTCGTCGGGGGCGAGGAGAACGTGAACGCCCACGCGGGGACGTGGACGCTGGAGAACGGGCAGCTCCATGCCATCCAGGGCGGCAATGACGCCGGGGGCGGGCAGCTCATCCCCCGCGCCTACCTGGCCCACCGCTACTTCTCCAGCGACGACTTCTCCGCCGAGGTGCTCATGAGCGCGAGCGCGCTCGGCCGCGGCTACCCCGAGGAGGCGGATGCCCAGCACTTCGCCGAGCTGTCCTTCCGCGTCACCGGCTTGCAGGTGTCCGTCTACGCCATTCCCGGCACGGGCATGCGCCTGAGCTGGCGCTACACCACACCCGAGGGCCGCGACGTGGTGGGCAACAGCGCGCAGGAAGTGGAGGACCTGGTGCAGGACGAGACCCCCGTTCCCCAGGGCGCCTTCCGCGTGAAGCTCCAGCTCAAGCGCAAGAAGGACGGCGTGGAGGTGTCCGCCTACCTCAACGGCGAGAGTGCGCCCTTCGCGCACAAGTACCTGGAGGGACTCCAGGGGCGCTCGGCGAAGGTGGCGCTGGGGTGCCGCAACCTGGTCTGCACCTTCGACGACCTGGTGGTCCGCGGCCTCCAGGCCCGGAAGGAGACGGATCGTTCGCTGGCGGAAACCCCGCAGGAGTAA
- a CDS encoding NAD(P)/FAD-dependent oxidoreductase: MKSGETVVIVGAGQAGGELATRLRQQGSEGRIVLVGDEAHLPYQRPPLSKGFLLGKMGRNDLHLKPQATYERFSIELKLGTRVERIERDAHEVLLSEGSRLRYDKLVLATGGRARLLSFPGVDTSRLENVFSLRSIADVEAMHGQFVSGRHLVIIGGGYVGLEVAAAATQLGLRVTVVEAAPRILARVTGPEVSSFIEAIHRGHGVDFRQLAGVQGFELDESQRRVRRAKISHGGGEEAIEADLVLVGIGLVPNTELAAQAGLAVDNGIVVDEYARTSDPSILAIGDCANQPSSYTGTRVRLESVPNALEHARVAAATLMGKQEPSTATPWFWSEQYDLKLQMVGLSTGYERCVTRGSVENRTFSAFYLKDGRILAADVIGRPADFMAARKMVSSRTPVDAQRLADESVPLGQCAV, encoded by the coding sequence ATGAAGAGCGGCGAGACGGTGGTCATCGTGGGAGCTGGACAGGCCGGGGGCGAGCTGGCGACGCGCCTGCGGCAGCAGGGCAGTGAAGGCCGGATCGTCCTCGTGGGGGACGAGGCGCACCTGCCCTACCAGCGGCCTCCGCTGTCCAAGGGCTTCCTGCTCGGGAAGATGGGCCGGAACGATCTCCACCTCAAACCCCAGGCGACCTACGAGCGCTTCTCCATCGAGCTCAAGCTCGGCACGCGCGTGGAGCGCATCGAGCGTGACGCGCACGAGGTCCTTCTCTCGGAGGGCAGCCGGCTGCGCTACGACAAGCTGGTGCTCGCCACGGGCGGCCGGGCGCGCCTGCTGTCGTTTCCGGGCGTGGACACCTCGCGGCTCGAGAACGTGTTCTCCCTGCGCTCCATCGCGGACGTGGAGGCGATGCACGGCCAGTTCGTGTCCGGACGCCACCTGGTGATCATCGGCGGAGGCTACGTGGGCCTCGAGGTCGCGGCGGCCGCCACCCAGCTCGGGCTGCGCGTGACGGTGGTGGAGGCCGCCCCCCGCATTCTCGCCCGCGTCACCGGACCGGAGGTCTCCTCCTTCATCGAGGCCATTCATCGCGGACACGGTGTCGACTTCCGGCAGCTCGCGGGCGTCCAGGGCTTCGAGCTCGATGAGTCCCAGCGCCGGGTACGCCGGGCGAAGATCTCCCACGGGGGAGGGGAAGAAGCGATCGAGGCGGATCTCGTCCTGGTGGGGATCGGCCTCGTCCCCAACACGGAGCTGGCCGCCCAGGCGGGGCTCGCCGTGGACAACGGCATCGTCGTGGACGAGTACGCCCGCACGAGCGATCCCTCCATCCTCGCCATCGGTGACTGCGCGAACCAGCCCAGCTCCTACACGGGCACCCGGGTGCGCCTCGAGTCCGTGCCCAACGCGCTCGAGCACGCGCGTGTCGCGGCCGCCACGCTCATGGGCAAGCAGGAGCCGTCCACCGCCACGCCCTGGTTCTGGTCGGAGCAGTACGACTTGAAACTCCAGATGGTGGGGCTGTCCACGGGCTACGAGCGGTGCGTCACGCGTGGCTCGGTCGAGAACCGGACCTTCTCGGCCTTCTACCTCAAGGACGGCCGCATCCTCGCCGCGGATGTCATTGGCCGGCCCGCGGACTTCATGGCGGCCCGGAAGATGGTCTCGAGCCGGACCCCCGTGGATGCCCAGCGCCTCGCGGACGAGAGCGTTCCGCTCGGACAGTGCGCCGTGTAG
- a CDS encoding adenylate/guanylate cyclase domain-containing protein, translating to MSQGSPPSSKTAGPRGPHLKGRFPDGTTGEFSLGQLTTLGRHPSNTLRLVDREVSKEHATIERVGREYVLRDLGSSNGTFVNGKRVSELKLRDGDEISVGATKLTFYSGESPGVAAPLSSGLGGTSSRSPRVTVVAQSHSVPAFLAQMDQQGPPQNFRPAEQIQELATLKREYEKLRTAYEFHRQVSQQGKQADLFEQILSVSFQLLAADHGVILKAGPDGQFTVPVAVKHRHGRPDNVMVSDTVLQKVAETHKAVLTADAIIDERFSSSESIVAQGIRSAMAVPLLSKGKLEAVLFLDSRQQTNAFSEKDLTILSGISAQAGIALENAALAAQVQNEAITRAELSRFLSRAVAEAVIRGETEDLRQSRLAEVTCLFADIRGFTTLSENESPQEVVSMLNEFFTLMAGVVFRHEGNLDKFIGDCVMAVWGPPSSHPDDAARALRAALEMQDAVDVLNGTRVAAGKRPIEVGIGVNTGQAVVGYMGSNERHEFTAIGDTVNTASRLCGLARGGDVVANDSTVKKAGSGFDVEPLPVTQVKGKEKGVQPYRVLGLEITNTHHD from the coding sequence GTGAGTCAAGGTTCCCCTCCATCCTCGAAGACCGCGGGTCCGCGGGGGCCGCATCTCAAGGGGCGGTTTCCGGACGGGACGACCGGGGAGTTCTCGCTCGGCCAGCTCACGACGCTGGGCCGGCACCCCTCCAACACGCTGCGACTGGTGGACCGCGAGGTCTCCAAGGAGCACGCCACCATCGAGCGCGTGGGCCGCGAGTACGTCCTGCGCGACCTGGGCTCCTCCAACGGCACCTTCGTCAACGGCAAGCGCGTCTCGGAGCTGAAGCTGCGCGACGGGGACGAGATCAGCGTGGGCGCCACCAAGCTCACCTTCTACTCCGGCGAGTCCCCGGGCGTGGCCGCCCCCCTGTCCTCCGGTCTGGGTGGCACCTCGTCGCGCTCGCCCCGGGTGACGGTGGTGGCGCAGTCGCACTCGGTGCCCGCCTTCCTCGCGCAGATGGATCAGCAGGGGCCGCCGCAGAACTTCCGGCCCGCCGAGCAGATCCAGGAGCTCGCCACGCTCAAGCGCGAGTACGAGAAGCTGCGCACCGCCTACGAGTTCCATCGCCAGGTGAGCCAGCAGGGCAAGCAGGCGGACCTCTTCGAGCAGATCCTCTCGGTGTCCTTCCAGCTCCTGGCGGCCGATCACGGCGTCATCCTCAAGGCGGGCCCGGACGGCCAGTTCACCGTGCCGGTGGCCGTCAAGCACCGCCACGGCCGGCCGGACAACGTCATGGTGTCCGACACGGTGCTGCAGAAGGTCGCCGAGACGCACAAGGCGGTGCTCACCGCGGACGCCATCATCGACGAGCGCTTCTCCTCCTCGGAGAGCATCGTGGCGCAGGGCATCCGCTCGGCCATGGCGGTGCCGCTGTTGTCCAAGGGCAAGCTGGAGGCGGTGCTCTTCCTCGACTCGCGCCAGCAGACCAACGCCTTCTCGGAGAAGGATCTCACCATCCTCTCGGGCATCTCCGCCCAGGCGGGCATCGCCCTGGAGAACGCGGCCCTGGCGGCGCAGGTGCAGAACGAGGCCATCACCCGCGCCGAGCTCAGCCGCTTCCTGTCGCGCGCGGTGGCCGAGGCGGTGATCCGCGGCGAGACGGAGGACCTGCGCCAGAGCCGGCTGGCGGAAGTCACCTGCCTGTTCGCGGACATCCGCGGCTTCACCACCCTGTCGGAGAACGAGTCTCCGCAGGAGGTGGTGAGCATGCTCAACGAGTTCTTCACCCTCATGGCCGGCGTGGTGTTCCGCCACGAGGGCAACCTGGACAAGTTCATCGGCGACTGTGTCATGGCCGTCTGGGGCCCGCCCTCCAGCCACCCGGACGACGCGGCGCGGGCGCTGCGCGCGGCGCTGGAGATGCAGGACGCGGTGGACGTGCTCAACGGCACGCGCGTCGCCGCGGGCAAGCGGCCCATCGAGGTGGGCATCGGCGTCAACACGGGCCAGGCCGTCGTGGGCTACATGGGCAGCAACGAGCGCCATGAGTTCACCGCCATCGGCGACACGGTGAACACCGCCTCGCGCCTGTGTGGGCTCGCGCGCGGCGGCGACGTCGTGGCCAACGACAGCACGGTGAAGAAGGCCGGCTCCGGCTTCGACGTGGAGCCGCTGCCCGTCACCCAGGTCAAGGGCAAGGAGAAGGGCGTCCAGCCCTACCGGGTGCTCGGCCTGGAGATCACCAACACCCACCACGACTGA
- the truD gene encoding tRNA pseudouridine(13) synthase TruD has product MRIKQKPEDFSVKESYRFDEVASGRYRVYLMDKQKLSTFDAANRLREAFGLKPGSISYCGLKDKQGRTEQLIAVDGADVDMQEPDLRLKYLGRSDKALSAANITSNRFAVTVRMLTQESIGPLNVAAAEINRLGVVNYFDSQRFGSLKHGQGFIAKDLLRGDFEAALHNYLARPSELDRSEDAKVKAFWRDNWGKWDARVPFEGSRKYHRILKSLREHPGDWVRAFLQIEADYRAMLLFTYQSYLWNEGVRRYLQVLLPRESLFPMKYQAGTLLFHRDADPETLNTLRASTFPLLAPDTRIEDPKVKQAVDWVMGREKLSSFEDLRVREAPRMLYFKHEERPTVVVPHKLVIGRVQNDDLNRGFLKVNIAFTLPPGAYATLVIKRLFHFEYEEESAQKIREGWYTPPERDEEEQPAPRGPRRASSGEARPPRTASRGAAPAGRGAAAESRAHRPSPRDSALAKLAATPTGPAARRSPDSAPTGNRRAPAREAAAPPPAPTPPAGFRERQRLKKTAKEQARQEQAAKRPESRKKK; this is encoded by the coding sequence GTGCGAATCAAGCAGAAACCCGAGGATTTCTCCGTCAAGGAGTCCTACCGCTTCGACGAAGTGGCCAGCGGTCGCTACCGCGTCTACCTCATGGACAAGCAGAAGCTGTCCACCTTCGACGCGGCCAACCGCCTGCGCGAGGCCTTCGGCCTCAAGCCCGGCTCCATCTCCTACTGCGGCCTGAAGGACAAGCAGGGCCGCACCGAGCAGCTCATCGCCGTGGACGGCGCCGACGTGGACATGCAGGAGCCCGACCTGCGCCTGAAGTACCTGGGGCGCTCGGACAAGGCCCTGTCCGCGGCCAACATCACCTCCAACCGCTTCGCCGTCACCGTGCGCATGTTGACGCAGGAGTCCATCGGACCGCTCAACGTGGCCGCCGCGGAGATCAACCGCCTGGGCGTGGTGAACTACTTCGACAGCCAGCGCTTCGGCTCGCTCAAGCACGGCCAGGGCTTCATCGCCAAGGATCTGCTGCGCGGCGACTTCGAGGCCGCGCTGCACAACTACCTGGCGCGCCCCTCGGAGCTGGATCGCTCGGAGGACGCCAAGGTGAAGGCCTTCTGGCGCGACAACTGGGGCAAGTGGGACGCGCGCGTGCCCTTCGAGGGCAGCCGCAAGTACCACCGCATCCTCAAGTCCCTGCGCGAGCACCCCGGCGACTGGGTGCGCGCCTTCCTGCAGATCGAGGCGGACTACCGCGCGATGCTGCTCTTCACCTACCAGAGCTACCTGTGGAACGAGGGCGTGCGGCGCTACCTCCAGGTGCTGCTGCCGCGCGAGAGCCTCTTCCCGATGAAGTACCAGGCGGGCACCCTGCTCTTCCACCGCGACGCGGACCCCGAGACGCTCAACACCCTGCGCGCCTCCACCTTCCCGCTGCTCGCCCCGGACACCCGCATCGAGGATCCGAAGGTGAAGCAGGCCGTGGACTGGGTGATGGGCCGCGAGAAGCTCTCCTCCTTCGAGGATCTGCGCGTGCGCGAGGCCCCGCGGATGCTCTACTTCAAGCACGAGGAGCGCCCCACCGTCGTCGTGCCGCACAAGCTCGTCATCGGCCGCGTCCAGAACGACGACCTCAACCGGGGCTTCCTCAAGGTCAACATCGCCTTCACCCTGCCCCCCGGCGCCTACGCCACGCTCGTCATCAAGCGGCTCTTCCACTTCGAGTACGAGGAGGAGAGCGCCCAGAAGATCCGCGAGGGCTGGTACACGCCGCCAGAGCGGGACGAGGAGGAGCAGCCAGCACCCCGCGGACCGCGCCGGGCCTCCTCCGGCGAAGCCCGCCCCCCTCGTACCGCGTCCCGGGGCGCCGCGCCCGCCGGCCGGGGAGCCGCCGCCGAAAGCCGGGCCCACCGCCCCTCGCCGCGGGACTCCGCGCTCGCCAAGCTCGCCGCCACGCCCACGGGCCCGGCCGCCCGGCGCTCGCCCGATTCCGCGCCCACCGGCAACCGGCGCGCCCCGGCCCGGGAAGCCGCCGCGCCTCCGCCCGCCCCCACGCCCCCCGCTGGTTTTCGCGAGCGCCAGCGGTTGAAGAAGACCGCCAAGGAGCAGGCCCGTCAGGAGCAGGCCGCCAAACGCCCGGAATCCCGGAAGAAAAAATGA
- a CDS encoding RNA polymerase sigma factor, whose amino-acid sequence MADEAVAPSWKAEVLAARRGDPSAFESLVRGMQRPVYGLALRLLGNEAEASEVSQEAFLRAYQHLHKYDESRPFDLWVMAIARNLCMDLLRRRGKVRTEELEPMKEVLASGEASLEEGAIARQERQSLEAALATLSADDREVLALYYVQKRTTKEIAQVLGCAPGTIMARLFRAREKLRKKMIPAQEEPT is encoded by the coding sequence ATGGCGGATGAGGCCGTCGCCCCTTCCTGGAAGGCCGAGGTCCTCGCCGCCCGGCGCGGTGACCCCTCGGCTTTCGAGTCGCTCGTGCGCGGGATGCAGCGCCCCGTGTACGGCCTGGCGCTGCGCCTGCTCGGCAACGAGGCCGAGGCCTCCGAGGTGTCGCAAGAGGCCTTCCTGCGCGCCTATCAGCACCTGCACAAATACGATGAGTCCCGCCCCTTCGATCTCTGGGTGATGGCCATCGCGCGCAACCTCTGCATGGACCTGCTGCGCCGGCGCGGCAAGGTGCGCACCGAGGAGCTCGAGCCGATGAAGGAAGTGCTCGCGAGCGGCGAGGCGTCGCTCGAGGAGGGGGCGATCGCCCGCCAGGAGCGCCAGTCCCTGGAGGCGGCCCTCGCCACCCTGTCCGCCGACGACCGGGAGGTGCTCGCCCTCTACTATGTGCAAAAGCGCACGACGAAGGAGATCGCCCAGGTGTTGGGCTGCGCGCCGGGCACGATCATGGCGCGCCTGTTCCGGGCGCGCGAGAAGCTGCGCAAGAAGATGATTCCCGCCCAGGAGGAGCCGACATGA